A part of Sulfurimonas sp. HSL-1716 genomic DNA contains:
- a CDS encoding UDP-N-acetylglucosamine 4,6-dehydratase produces MNKILKLIGREKELFTEDIQFYEKELSQKVSSSSFLVIGGAGSIGQAVTKEIFKRHPKKLHVVDISENNMVELVRDIRSSFGYIEGDFQTFALDIGSIEYDAFIKADGKYDYVLNLSALKHVRSEKDSFTLMRMIDVNIFNTDKTLQQSIENGTKKYFCVSTDKAANPVNMMGASKRIMEMFVMRRSQQIDVSMARFANVAFSDGSLLHGFNQRIQKQQPIVAPNDIKRYFVTPQESGELCLMSCIFGENRDIFFPKLSENLHLITFADIAVKYLKDLGYEPYLCESEDEARELAKTLPPLGKWPCLFTSSDTTGEKDFEEFFTEREILDMERFENLGIIKNELLFDENLLNEFEETVKKYKTKQSWTKEQIVALFFKMIPDFGHKETGKYLDGKM; encoded by the coding sequence ATGAATAAAATACTAAAATTAATAGGCAGAGAAAAAGAACTTTTTACCGAAGATATTCAATTTTATGAAAAAGAACTTTCACAAAAAGTTTCGTCATCATCTTTTTTAGTTATAGGCGGAGCCGGCAGTATCGGTCAGGCCGTAACAAAAGAGATATTTAAACGCCACCCTAAAAAGCTCCATGTCGTAGATATATCCGAAAACAATATGGTCGAACTTGTACGTGATATACGAAGCAGTTTTGGATATATAGAGGGTGATTTTCAGACTTTTGCACTCGATATCGGAAGTATCGAATATGACGCTTTTATAAAGGCTGACGGTAAATATGACTATGTTTTGAATTTATCTGCACTCAAACATGTAAGAAGTGAAAAAGATTCTTTTACTCTGATGCGTATGATCGATGTTAATATTTTCAATACGGATAAGACACTCCAGCAGTCTATTGAAAACGGAACTAAAAAATATTTTTGCGTCAGTACGGATAAAGCTGCAAATCCGGTAAATATGATGGGTGCAAGCAAAAGGATCATGGAGATGTTCGTGATGAGAAGGTCTCAGCAGATAGATGTTTCTATGGCACGATTTGCCAATGTTGCTTTTAGTGACGGTTCGCTTCTTCACGGATTTAATCAAAGGATTCAAAAACAGCAGCCGATCGTAGCGCCGAATGATATCAAAAGATATTTTGTAACTCCGCAGGAGAGCGGCGAACTTTGTCTAATGAGCTGCATATTCGGTGAAAATAGAGATATATTCTTTCCAAAGCTCAGTGAAAATCTGCATCTTATAACTTTTGCGGATATTGCGGTAAAATATCTAAAAGATTTGGGTTATGAACCGTATCTGTGCGAAAGTGAAGACGAAGCGAGAGAGCTGGCGAAGACATTGCCTCCGCTTGGCAAATGGCCCTGTCTTTTTACTTCAAGCGATACGACAGGCGAGAAGGATTTTGAAGAGTTCTTTACCGAGAGGGAAATTTTGGATATGGAGCGGTTTGAAAACCTCGGTATCATCAAAAACGAGCTTCTCTTTGATGAGAATCTTTTAAATGAATTTGAAGAAACTGTTAAAAAATATAAAACAAAACAATCCTGGACAAAAGAGCAGATCGTTGCTCTGTTTTTTAAGATGATCCCGGATTTCGGACATAAAGAGACAGGTAAATACTTAGATGGAAAAATGTGA
- a CDS encoding LegC family aminotransferase yields the protein MMQKIVNFVQDIYNTKEFISLHEPRFIGNEKKYLNECIDSTFVSSVGKFVDEFEKKIAEFTGVKYAVATTNGTSALHISLLLAGVQNGDEVITQPLTFIATCNAISYCNAQPVFVDVDLDTLGLSPSSLEKFLNENCEVKENRCVNRITGKIVKACVPMHTFGHPCRIDEIKDICDKWHIVLVEDAAESLGSYYKGRHTGTFGKLAAISFNGNKIITSGGGGCIITNDEELAKKAKHMTTTAKVPHRWEYTHDMIGYNYRLPNINAALLVAQLEQLEVFLQNKRELAKEYEGFFADLTDIEFIKEPQDSRSNYWLHAVSLKDRAHRDAFLKFTNENGVMTRPIWTLMNRLEMFKECQCTDISNSVYLEDRIVNIPSSVRI from the coding sequence GTGATGCAAAAGATTGTTAATTTTGTTCAAGATATTTATAACACGAAAGAGTTTATTTCTTTGCATGAGCCTAGGTTCATAGGCAATGAAAAAAAATACCTGAACGAATGTATTGACTCTACTTTTGTTTCATCAGTCGGAAAGTTTGTAGACGAATTTGAAAAAAAGATCGCTGAATTTACGGGGGTAAAATATGCCGTTGCCACAACCAATGGAACCAGTGCTTTACATATTTCATTGCTTTTGGCAGGAGTACAAAACGGCGACGAAGTAATAACTCAACCTTTGACGTTCATCGCTACATGCAATGCGATAAGCTACTGTAATGCACAACCGGTCTTTGTAGATGTAGATCTCGATACACTTGGACTTTCTCCTTCATCATTAGAGAAATTCCTGAACGAGAACTGTGAGGTAAAAGAGAACCGATGTGTCAATAGAATTACGGGAAAAATCGTAAAAGCCTGTGTACCGATGCACACGTTTGGACATCCATGCAGAATTGACGAAATAAAAGATATCTGTGATAAGTGGCATATAGTTTTAGTCGAAGATGCAGCAGAAAGCCTGGGAAGTTATTATAAAGGCAGACATACCGGAACTTTTGGGAAACTGGCCGCTATCAGCTTCAACGGAAATAAGATAATCACTTCGGGCGGCGGCGGCTGTATTATCACAAATGATGAAGAACTGGCAAAAAAAGCCAAGCATATGACAACGACTGCAAAAGTACCGCATAGATGGGAATATACCCATGATATGATAGGTTACAACTATCGCCTTCCCAATATTAATGCAGCACTTTTAGTGGCTCAACTAGAACAATTAGAAGTGTTCTTGCAAAATAAAAGAGAACTTGCAAAAGAGTATGAAGGTTTTTTTGCCGACTTGACAGATATAGAATTTATAAAAGAACCGCAAGACAGCAGATCAAACTACTGGCTGCATGCAGTATCGTTAAAAGACAGAGCCCATAGAGACGCGTTCTTAAAGTTCACTAATGAGAACGGCGTGATGACAAGACCTATCTGGACACTGATGAACAGGCTTGAGATGTTCAAAGAATGTCAATGTACGGATATCTCAAACTCGGTCTACCTTGAAGACAGAATAGTGAACATCCCAAGTTCGGTGAGAATATAG
- a CDS encoding NeuD/PglB/VioB family sugar acetyltransferase, which translates to MEKIILIGGGGHCKSCIDVIEQEGRFEIAGIIDQAELIGKKVLGYEVIGSDADLDTLAQKYRFAFIAVGQIRSSEVRVRLFELAKRAGFELPVVISPRAYVSKHAKVEEGTIIMHDALVNADAKIGRNCIINSKALIEHDAVVEDNCHISTGAIINGGTVVKSNTFYGSSATSKENTEASGFVKAGSVVK; encoded by the coding sequence ATGGAAAAGATCATCCTTATCGGCGGCGGCGGTCATTGTAAATCTTGCATAGATGTGATTGAGCAGGAAGGCAGATTCGAGATAGCCGGTATAATCGATCAGGCCGAATTGATAGGGAAAAAGGTCTTAGGTTATGAAGTCATAGGCAGTGATGCCGATCTCGATACATTGGCGCAGAAATACAGATTCGCATTTATTGCGGTCGGGCAGATCAGATCTTCGGAGGTAAGAGTAAGGCTCTTTGAACTGGCAAAAAGAGCAGGATTTGAACTGCCTGTGGTGATCTCCCCTAGAGCTTATGTGTCAAAACATGCCAAGGTAGAAGAGGGGACTATCATAATGCATGACGCTCTTGTAAATGCCGATGCAAAAATCGGCAGGAACTGCATCATAAACTCAAAAGCACTTATAGAGCATGATGCGGTCGTAGAAGATAACTGTCATATATCGACAGGTGCGATCATCAATGGCGGAACAGTAGTGAAATCAAATACGTTTTACGGAAGCAGTGCGACCTCAAAAGAGAATACAGAAGCATCAGGTTTCGTAAAAGCCGGGAGTGTCGTAAAATGA
- the neuB gene encoding N-acetylneuraminate synthase, whose amino-acid sequence MSKTFIIAEAGVNHNGSIELAKKLIDAAVQAGADAVKFQTFKAENLVSKNAAKADYQKQTTDKEESQFEMIKKLELDVDTHKELMAYCKVKNVMFLSTPFDHDSIELLNDLGLQVFKIPSGEITNLPYLRHIGRLNKKVILSTGMSDIGEIEDALDILIDAGTSKANITVLHANTEYPTPLEDVNLKAMVTIGRTFDIPYGYSDHTLGIEVDIAAVALGASCIEKHFTLDKTMEGPDHKASLEPDELQTMVQAIRNIELALGSSVKKPSKSELKNKPIARKSIVSGKAIKKGDILTQENLAVKRPGNGISPMRWDEVIGTVATRDYKKDELL is encoded by the coding sequence ATGAGTAAAACTTTTATTATCGCAGAAGCCGGAGTAAACCATAACGGTTCGATCGAACTGGCAAAAAAACTTATAGATGCAGCGGTTCAAGCCGGCGCGGATGCAGTAAAATTTCAAACGTTCAAAGCTGAAAATCTAGTGAGTAAAAACGCTGCAAAAGCGGATTATCAAAAACAGACTACCGATAAAGAGGAATCTCAATTCGAGATGATCAAAAAACTGGAACTTGACGTTGACACGCATAAAGAGTTGATGGCGTACTGTAAAGTAAAAAATGTTATGTTCCTCTCTACACCCTTTGACCACGATAGTATTGAGCTCTTAAATGATCTTGGGTTACAGGTATTTAAAATACCTAGCGGCGAGATCACTAATCTTCCGTATTTAAGACATATAGGCAGACTCAATAAAAAGGTCATTCTTTCTACGGGAATGAGTGACATCGGCGAGATAGAAGATGCTTTAGATATATTGATAGATGCAGGTACATCTAAAGCAAACATTACTGTTTTACATGCAAATACCGAGTATCCTACACCGTTGGAAGATGTAAATCTAAAAGCTATGGTGACGATAGGCAGGACGTTTGACATCCCTTATGGGTATAGCGACCATACATTGGGCATAGAGGTTGATATAGCTGCCGTCGCTTTAGGTGCAAGCTGTATAGAAAAACATTTTACTCTTGATAAAACGATGGAGGGTCCCGATCATAAGGCAAGTTTAGAACCGGATGAATTACAGACCATGGTACAGGCTATACGCAATATCGAACTGGCTCTTGGAAGCAGTGTCAAAAAACCGAGTAAAAGTGAACTGAAAAACAAACCGATCGCCAGAAAGTCCATAGTATCAGGCAAGGCAATAAAAAAAGGCGATATCTTGACGCAAGAAAATCTTGCCGTAAAAAGACCCGGTAACGGTATAAGCCCGATGAGATGGGATGAGGTCATCGGAACTGTTGCGACACGAGATTATAAGAAAGATGAGCTGTTATGA
- the neuC gene encoding UDP-N-acetylglucosamine 2-epimerase — protein MSKKKICVVTGTRAEYGLLYWLMKEIEADDTLQLQVVVTGMHLSPEFGLTYKEIEKDFHIDKKIEMLLSSDTSVGISKSMGIAQIGFADAYEELQPDILVVLGDRYEIFSAVSTAMIARIPIAHLHGGETTEGAFDEAIRHSITKMSHLHFTATQEYKNRVIQLGEHPERVFNVGGMGIENIKRLQLLSKEEFENSIDFKLGIKNILVTFHPVTLENATAKEQFQELLDAVDELTDTKIIFTKANSDTDGRIINKMIDEYVSKNSHKAVGFTSLGQLRYLSALQYVDAMAGNSSSGLIEAPSFKVATINIGDRQKGRIKADSVIDCTPAKKDILKAFDTVYSDAFKNRLKHIKNPYGDGCASRLIIKEIKNADLNQILKKSFYTVKVSQ, from the coding sequence ATGAGTAAGAAAAAAATCTGTGTAGTTACCGGAACCCGTGCAGAGTATGGGCTGCTTTATTGGCTGATGAAAGAGATAGAAGCCGATGATACGTTACAGCTACAAGTCGTGGTGACGGGTATGCATCTGTCTCCTGAATTCGGGTTGACTTACAAAGAGATAGAGAAAGATTTTCATATAGATAAAAAAATAGAGATGCTGCTCTCTTCTGATACTTCTGTGGGCATATCAAAATCTATGGGGATCGCCCAGATAGGTTTTGCAGATGCTTATGAAGAGTTGCAGCCGGATATCCTTGTTGTCCTCGGTGACAGATATGAGATATTTTCAGCAGTAAGTACCGCTATGATAGCTCGTATTCCTATCGCTCATCTTCATGGCGGAGAGACGACAGAAGGTGCTTTTGACGAAGCTATAAGGCACAGCATAACAAAGATGAGCCATCTTCATTTTACTGCTACACAGGAGTATAAAAACAGGGTAATACAACTCGGTGAACATCCTGAGAGAGTCTTTAACGTCGGCGGCATGGGTATAGAAAACATCAAAAGACTTCAACTCTTGTCGAAAGAGGAGTTTGAAAACTCTATCGATTTTAAACTCGGAATCAAAAACATACTCGTCACGTTTCATCCCGTGACTTTAGAAAATGCGACTGCAAAAGAGCAGTTTCAAGAGCTGTTGGATGCAGTTGACGAACTTACAGATACAAAGATCATCTTTACCAAAGCAAACAGCGATACCGACGGAAGAATCATAAATAAGATGATAGATGAATATGTATCAAAAAATTCGCACAAAGCGGTTGGTTTTACATCTTTGGGACAACTTAGATATTTAAGTGCTTTGCAATATGTTGATGCAATGGCAGGAAACAGTTCGAGCGGTTTGATCGAAGCACCGAGCTTTAAAGTTGCCACTATTAATATCGGAGATAGACAAAAAGGCCGTATCAAAGCGGACAGCGTAATAGACTGTACTCCGGCAAAAAAAGATATTTTAAAAGCTTTTGATACTGTTTATTCCGATGCTTTTAAAAATAGGTTGAAACATATTAAAAATCCTTATGGTGACGGATGTGCAAGTCGGTTAATAATAAAAGAGATCAAAAACGCAGATTTGAATCAAATTCTTAAAAAATCTTTTTATACAGTTAAGGTTTCTCAATGA
- a CDS encoding nucleotidyltransferase family protein, with translation MKNYKNIILNPSSSIKEALKIIDSGAMKIALVVDENEKLLGTLTDGDIRRGLLNNLSLDDAIEPIIFKTPTTCSIEDTKEKILEIAVEKKLYQIPVVDNTGKLIGIEEVDELLKPKNRNNKVVLMVGGLGTRLRPLTEKIPKPMLKVGDKPILETIILNFKKYGFSNIVLSVSYKSEMIENYFGNGSKLGVHIEYVHEEKRMGTAGALSLIQEKLNEPFFVMNGDLLTNINFEHMMDYHIQNSSVATMGVREYDFQVPYGVVNIDGINIKSIAEKPVHNFYVSGGVYILDRAVLDFIPKNQFFDMPTLFEKVIANNMKSISFPIREYWLDIGRMEEFEKANNEYHKVF, from the coding sequence ATGAAAAATTATAAAAACATAATATTAAATCCAAGTTCCAGCATAAAAGAAGCATTAAAAATCATCGATAGCGGAGCGATGAAAATTGCTCTTGTTGTTGATGAGAATGAAAAACTATTAGGCACGCTTACTGACGGCGATATCAGAAGAGGTCTTTTAAATAATCTTTCGCTCGACGATGCCATCGAACCTATTATTTTTAAAACACCGACAACCTGTTCAATCGAAGATACAAAAGAGAAAATACTGGAGATAGCCGTAGAAAAAAAGCTTTATCAGATACCGGTAGTCGACAATACGGGAAAGCTTATAGGCATAGAAGAGGTCGATGAGCTTTTAAAACCTAAGAATAGGAATAATAAGGTCGTTTTGATGGTTGGCGGACTTGGTACCAGACTTAGACCTTTAACGGAAAAGATACCAAAACCGATGTTAAAAGTCGGAGATAAGCCTATCTTAGAGACCATTATATTAAATTTCAAAAAATATGGATTTTCAAATATCGTTCTTAGTGTAAGTTACAAATCGGAGATGATCGAAAATTATTTTGGCAACGGTTCAAAGCTTGGAGTTCATATAGAATATGTTCATGAAGAGAAAAGAATGGGTACGGCAGGAGCATTAAGTCTCATACAAGAGAAGTTGAATGAGCCGTTTTTTGTGATGAACGGTGATCTGCTTACAAATATTAATTTCGAACATATGATGGATTATCATATACAAAATAGTTCGGTCGCGACAATGGGGGTTCGAGAATACGATTTTCAGGTACCTTACGGTGTTGTCAATATAGACGGAATAAATATAAAAAGTATTGCGGAAAAACCGGTACACAATTTTTATGTAAGCGGCGGAGTGTATATACTTGATCGGGCAGTATTGGATTTTATACCGAAAAACCAATTTTTTGATATGCCGACACTTTTTGAAAAAGTTATTGCGAACAATATGAAAAGTATCTCTTTTCCTATACGGGAGTATTGGCTGGATATCGGCAGAATGGAAGAGTTCGAAAAAGCGAATAATGAATATCATAAGGTGTTTTGA